The Bacteroidia bacterium genomic interval AGCTTATTCATAAGCCCTTTCACCAAACCCACCTTCATTCCCATATAATATTGGATAAAGGCACAGTCTGTATCATCCAGTAAATTCTCCAGTTTTTCTTTCCCAAAGAAATTTCCGCGAATCACTTTTTTATAAACGGCCTGGGAATCTCTTTCAACTATATGCTGCACATAATTGCTCATCAGTTGGGCGATCTCTTTGAGTGAGTGAATCTTTCCATTGCTATCATAATATCCGCCTTCCTGTAGCAAAGCTTTGGAAGCCATGTCGTATTCAGAAGTGTTGGTGCAGGGGATGAGAAAGAGCAGCATACTAGCGGGATTTTTGCTGTCTTTGAGACCATGCATAAAGCGGATGCCCTTGATCGCCGGAGCGCTAAAAAGCACCTCTTCAAATAGCTCCCGGGAAATCTGAAAGGAGTCTGGGAATTCGGGATAGGCAGCCTGATAGGCTTCGGTTTGTGCCTGGAAGTTTTTTTCCGTGATGAATCTCCCTACCTCAATGGCTTTTTGTGGGTTTTGCGATTTTTTCATGTTGTTTAAAATGTTACATAAAGATTGCTCAAAATAAATTAGGGAATAATTCAGGGGGATGAAATAGCTGTTGAAATCTTTTCGTGTGT includes:
- a CDS encoding CFI-box-CTERM domain-containing protein → MKKSQNPQKAIEVGRFITEKNFQAQTEAYQAAYPEFPDSFQISRELFEEVLFSAPAIKGIRFMHGLKDSKNPASMLLFLIPCTNTSEYDMASKALLQEGGYYDSNGKIHSLKEIAQLMSNYVQHIVERDSQAVYKKVIRGNFFGKEKLENLLDDTDCAFIQYYMGMKVGLVKGLMNKLNVQHEAYDQVFLNFPRPCPTSCPGPGPGTGGEDCFTTLSAQAQSQETELDFYRSFRDKELLKYEKGAMLYEMYYFISPLIASLIKGKANSQTILTKIYLDKMVPFKQLLLTKQYQKAVYLLEDSLDEMAREYAAEKLY